A region from the Lolium perenne isolate Kyuss_39 chromosome 4, Kyuss_2.0, whole genome shotgun sequence genome encodes:
- the LOC127297152 gene encoding ankyrin repeat domain-containing protein, chloroplastic → MPPPSLPLLLLPFSSPNPALTTAASRLHAPTKPLALPPRRRPLVSSCSSSFAVAAAVNDDYDDDVVLGDCLVFEDEAFEDPALDLRTRRPPRRRGATSRAGSLVPERWSDAVEEINLTKKEKRRIAHGLRFNSRLDRRAPSAVAAPDEYRAYREGRLDAELGRVARDYVEPLEDKSRARRDTDPGRVYRDYIEPLGERSRGTDMVEAPPPPDPGTRVAPRNPRMAMARAGLEDIAELFSSSDYVPGETEDGKSAKSRRKLFTDEEKALLNKRLPDLEAAASSKWLPLHTLAASGDFYLLDNLLKHKVDVNALDKDGLPAIHKAIISKKHAIINYLLRNSANPFIYDKDGATLMHYAVQTACNQTIKTLLLYNVDINRPDDYGWTPLHLAVQTQRTDIVRLLLLKGADRTLKTQDGLTPFDLCLRLGRHLRTYELIKLLKNFRLPKQHDSY, encoded by the exons ATGCCGCCGCCGTCTCTCCCGCTGCTCCTCCTCCCCTTCTCTTCCCCAAACCCGGCTCTCACCACCGCCGCCTCCCGCCTCCACGCGCCCACCAAACCCCTCGccctgccgccgcgccgccggccactcgtctcctcctgctcctcctccttcgccgtcgccgccgccgtcaacgacGACTACGACGACGATGTCGTCCTCGGCGACTGCCTCGTGTTCGAGGACGAGGCCTTCGAGGACCCCGCCCTCGACCTCCGCACCCGCCGCCCGCCGCGACGACGGGGGGCCACCTCTCGCGCCGGCAGCCTGGTCCCCGAGAGGTGGAGCGACGCCGTGGAGGAGATCAACCTGACCAAGAAGGAGAAGCGCCGCATCGCGCACGGGCTGCGATTCAACAGCCGCCTCGACCGCCGGGCGCCCTCCGCCGTGGCAGCCCCCGACGAGTACCGCGCCTACCGCGAGGGCCGGCTGGACGCGGAGCTCGGGCGCGTCGCGCGCGACTACGTGGAGCCGCTCGAGGACAAGTCCCGCGCGCGCCGCGACACCGACCCTGGGCGGGTATATCGTGACTACATCGAGCCGCTCGGGGAGAGGTCCCGCGGGACGGATATGGTGGAGGCTCCGCCGCCTCCCGATCCTGGGACGCGCGTCGCGCCGAGGAATCCGAGGATGGCCATGGCTAGGGCCGGTCTGGAGGACATTGCGGAGCTGTTCAGCAGTAGCGACTATGTGCCGGGCGAGACGGAGGATGGCAAGAGCGCCAAAA GTCGCCGGAAGCTGTTCACGGATGAGGAAAAGGCTCTTCTGAACAAGAGATTACCTGATCTGGAAGCTGCAGCTTCT AGTAAGTGGCTGCCACTTCACACCCTTGCTGCATCAGGAGACTTCTATCTATTGGACAATCTTCTGAAACATAAGGTGGATGTAAATGCCCTTGATAAG GATGGCTTGCCAGCAATTCATAAAGCAATTATTTCGAAGAAGCATGCTATCATCAACTATCTCTTGAGGAATTCAGCGAATCCATTCATCtatgataaa GATGGTGCAACCCTTATGCATTATGCTGTCCAGACAGCATGCAATCAGACGATAAAGACTCTATTGCTATACAATGTTGACATCAATCGCCCAGATGAT TATGGCTGGACACCATTGCATCTAGCCGTGCAAACACAGAGAACCGATATTGTGAGGCTACTCTTATTAAAAGGTGCTGATAGAACTTTGAAAACACAA GATGGATTGACTCCTTTTGACTTATGTCTCCGATTGGGTCGTCATTTGAGGACATATGAGCTTATCAAATTACTCAAAAACTTCCGACTGCCAAAACAACATGACTCCTATTAA
- the LOC127348065 gene encoding uncharacterized protein: MESLSPESKTLYELIKIDMAEDAEQRFAHYKKEILGNFQPFVIDTQKHLKGVYQGMAALSSDLESVRTQIGQELDVVRGSLSHEIGQLTALVAGLQRPVPAATAGDPSASHTKELEGNPAGPDGCRWTHAGRGTACDSHMPPPGGGMNLALNHHDNPNYAGTFHGSNTFHGPRVDLPQFDGTNPKLWQRRCEDYFQRWSTPTHQWISTASDQFVGTAATWLESFLHQHRQPTWSEFVAATSSVEDYVTRFAELMDQITAYEINPDQTHYTTKFIDGLQPGVRILVAIQQPRDLDTAYSLALLYEELGEECGPVISEQPKLSPTRRFYQPTVSLPAKPPPQPPARWVSPKVEEKRQAETQKGSAEEKWQSLRAYRRAKNLCFTCGDKYHREHRCKNTVPLHIVQEMVEYMQPFVPDEGEEEEQQGEQPIQHRDPHLMLLSAAAINTSITVPKTMILKVQIQGVDMLFLVDSGSSSCFIDRHKAQLLKGGATLLDAVNVKVAGGAILSCAEYFPQLAWTVEGTEFRDNFKVLDLDSYDGIIGLDWLGKYSPMITHWDKGWIAVPKDGQLVILQGEGSQFCINALVEINLITDAAERAPIPIPPQVQAILDKFASVFATPTGLPPRRRYDHHIPLIPGARPVSMRPYRVAPELKTEIEKQVQELLEQGVIQLSNSPFGSPVILVKKGDKTWRLVVDYRHLNALTVKGKYPLPIIDELLDELAGSKWFSKLDLKAGYHQIRLAPGEEAKTAFQTHNGHYEFRVMAFGLTGAPATFQHAMNATLAPILRKFALVFFDDILIYSQTYDDHLQHLSTVLNILQKDQWQVKLSKCAFAQEKINYLGHVISAEGVATDATKIQSVENWPTPTNLKELRGFLGLTGYYRKFIKHYAIISQPLTALLKKGTIFVWTLDTDTAFQTLKKGIDNGSSLSSTDGV; the protein is encoded by the exons ATGGAGTCCCTCTCCCCAGAATCCAAGACCCTGTACGAGCTCATCAAGATCGACATGGCGGAGGATGCGGAGCAGCGCTTCGCCCACTACAAGAAGGAGATCTTGGGGAATTTCCAACCCTTCGTCATCGACACGCAGAAGCACCTCAAGGGCGTATATCAAGGTATGGCggctctatcctctgatctggagaGCGTCAGGACTCAAATCGGGCAGGAGCTCGACGTGGTCCGTGGTTCCCTCAGCCACGAGATCGGGCAACTCACTGCGCTGGTCGCGGGTTTACAGCGCCCCGTTCCAGCAGCTACGGCGGGAGATCCGTCGGCTTCACACACCAAGGAGCTGGAGGGGAACCCCGCGGGCCCGGATGGCTGCCGTTGGACACACGCAGGCCGGGGGACGGCGTGTGACTCACACATGCCTCCTCCGGGAGGAGGTATGAATCTCGCCCTTAACCACCACGACAATCCAAATTATGCTGGAACATTTCATGGCTCTAATACCTTCCACGGCCCCCGTGTCGATTTGCCGCAATTTGATGGTACCAACCCCAAATTGTGGCAACGTCGTTGCGAGGATTACTTCCAGCGCTGGAGCACGCCTACGCATCAATGGATCTCGACAGCATCTGACCAGTTCGTGGGGACAGCGGCGACGTGGTTGGAATCCTTCTTGCACCAGCATAGGCAACCAACCTGGTCTGAATTTGTTGCAGCG ACTTCATCAGTTGAGGATTATGTCACTCGATTTGCTGAGTTGATGGATCAGATCACAGCTTATGAAATCAACCCTGATCAGACACACTACACCACCAAATTTATTGATGGTTTGCAACCTGGTGTTCGCATTCTAGTGGCAATACAGCAGCCTCGTGATCTCGACACTGCTTACTCATTGGCCTTGTTGTATGAGGAATTGGGGGAAGAATGTGGGCCTGTTATTTCTGAGCAACCAAAACTGTCGCCAACCAGACGATTCTATCAGCCAACAGTTTCTTTGCCGGCCAAACCTCCTCCACAGCCTCCTGCCAGATGGGTTTCACCAAAGGTGGAGGAGAAACGTCAAGCTGAGACACAAAAGGGTTCTGCGGAAGAAAAGTGGCAGAGTTTGAGGGCATACAGAAGAGCTAAGAACTTATGCTTCACCTGTGGTGATAAGTACCACCGGGAGCACAGATGCAAGAATACTGTTCCATTACACATAGTGCAAGAAATGGTCGAGTATATGCAACCATTTGTGCCTGATGAAGGTGAAGAGGAAGAACAACAAGGGGAGCAACCAATACAGCATCGCGACCCTCATTTGATGTTGCTATCAGCTGCTGCTATCAACACATCCATCACAGTTCCTAAGACTATGATACTGAAGGTTCAGATTCAGGGAGTGGACATGTTATTCTTGGTCGATTCTGGGAGTTCCTCATGCTTCATCGACAGACACAAAGCACAGCTGCTCAAAGGTGGTGCAACACTACTCGATGCAGTTAATGTTAAGGTAGCTGGGGGAGCAATTCTCTCCTGTGCTGAATATTTTCCCCAATTGGCGTGGACAGTGGAAGGCACTGAATTTCGTGACAATTTCAAGGTGCTGGACTTGGACAGCTATGACGGCATCATAGGTCTGGATTGGCTGGGCAAATACAGTCCTATGATTACACATTGGGACAAAGGGTGGATCGCAGTACCTAAAGATGGCCAACTGGTGATACTCCAGGGCGAAGGATCCCAGTTCTGTATCAATGCTCTTGTGGAGATAAATTTGATTACTGACGCTGCAGAACGAGCTCCAATTCCAATTCCTCCGCAAGTGCAAGCTATCTTGGACAAGTTTGCTTCAGTTTTTGCCACACCCACTGGATTACCGCCAAGACGCCGATATGATCATCATATTCCGCTAATACCTGGGGCACGCCCTGTTTCCATGCGTCCTTATCGTGTGGCGCCAGAGTTAAAAACAGAAATTGAGAAACAAGTGCAGGAATTGCTCGAACAAGGTGTGATTCAGTTGAGCAACAGTCCGTTTGGTTCACCTGTTATACtggtcaaaaaaggggacaagacCTGGCGCTTGGTCGTTGATTACAGACACTTGAATGCTTTGACAGTAAAAGGAAAATACCCTCTTCCCATTATTGATGAGCTACTGGACGAGTTGGCTGGTTCCAAATGGTTCTCCAAACTGGATTTAAAAGCTGGTTATCATCAGATTCGTTTAGCTCCAGGAGAAGAGGCAAAGACAGCTTTCCAAACCCATAATGGTCACTATGAATTCCGTGTAATGGCCTTCGGACTGACAGGAGCTCCTGCTACCTTTCAGCACGCTATGAACGCTACCCTGGCCCCCATCTTAAGAAAATTTGCCTTGGTTTTCTTCGACGACATATTGATTTACAGTCAAACCTATGACGATCATTTGCAGCACTTATCCACTGTCCTCAACATTCTGCAGAaggatcaatggcaagtcaagttATCCAAGTGTGCCTTTGCTCAAGAGAAAATTAATTATCTCGGTCATGTGATCTCAGCAGAGGGTGTTGCAACTGATGCCACGAAGATTCAGTCAGTGGAGAATTGGCCAACGCCGACAAATCTTAAGGAACTGAGGGGGTTTCTTGGCCTTACAGGTTACTATAGGAAATTCATTAAGCACTATGCCATCATCAGCCAGCCATTAACTGCATTACTCAAGAAGGGTACAATATTTGTTTGGACACTTGACACTGATACAGCTTTCCAAACTCTGAAAAAAGGCATTGATAACGGCTCCAGTCTTAGCtctactgatggcgtgtaa